One Gossypium hirsutum isolate 1008001.06 chromosome A11, Gossypium_hirsutum_v2.1, whole genome shotgun sequence genomic window carries:
- the LOC107923259 gene encoding uncharacterized protein, translating to MWRMLVVLRRNLRNMKKSPRVADESVYGGGNNNNDVNGGGDTSRGISGIGSVVRAPFSLVSCFSQPHVNGHGADGVWVSTDFAQISEMNHFMVRDSMRYAILM from the coding sequence atgtgGCGTATGCTCGTGGTTTTGCGACGAAATCTGCGGAACATGAAGAAAAGTCCTCGAGTAGCGGATGAAAGCGTGTATGGAGGAGGGAATAACAATAATGATGTTAATGGAGGTGGTGACACGTCTCGTGGTATTTCTGGGATTGGCAGCGTTGTTAGAGCTCCTTTCTCTTTGGTGTCTTGCTTCTCTCAGCCACATGTTAATGGACATGGGGCTGATGGAGTTTGGGTGTCCACTGACTTTGCTCAAATATCAGAGATGAATCATTTTATGGTCAGAGATAGTATGCGGTATGCAATCTTGATGTAA